The genomic interval GGACGGCATTACGCTGCTGCAGCGTGCGCTGGCCAATTATCCGGAACTGCCCGTGATTATTCTAACGGCCTATGGCGATGTTGATATGGCTGTTGAAGCGATGAAGCACGGTGCGACGGATTTTATGACCAAGCCGATCAATCTCGATAAACTGGAGCTGGTGCTGGATCGCGTGCTGAAAGCGAAAAAAATCGAGCTGGAAAATGAGCAGCTCAAGGTGCAGCTCGATAATAAATACGGTCTGGAAAATATCATTGGCCGGTCGGCGGCGATGCAGGAGGTGTTTGATACGATCAGGCAGGTGTCCGGTTCCCGTGCAACGGTGCTGATTCAGGGGGAGAGCGGAACCGGCAAGGAGCTGGTGGCCAAGGCGATTCATCAGTTGAGTCCGAGACATAACGGACCTTTTGTGGCGGTGCATTGTGCTGCACTTTCTCAGAACATTCTGGAGAGTGAGCTTTTCGGTCATGAGAAGGGGGCGTTCACGGGAGCGATGGAACGGCGTATCGGGCGTTTTGAAAAAGCGGATGGGGGATCGCTGTTTCTGGATGAGATTTCTGAAATTGATGCGAATGTACAGGTTAAGATTCTCCGGGCATTGGAAGAGCGTCAGGTGGAACGCGTCGGCGGCGATACGCCGGTGGATGTGGATACGCGGCTTATTGCCGCTACGAACCGCGATTTGAAAGCGATGGTGGAAGACGGGGATTTCCGTGAAGACCTGTTTTACCGTTTATACGTTGTGGTCATCACACTTCCGCCCCTGCGGGAGCGGCAGGATGATATTCTGCTGCTGCTGAATCATTATCTGGCCGTCTTCAATGAAGAGAACGGAAAGCAGATAGAGGGATTCACCCCGGCGGCCTATGAACTGCTTTCGGCCTACGACTGGCCGGGGAATATTCGTGAACTGCGCAATCTGGTTGAGCGCATGGTTGTACTTGCGCGGGGTAAAGTGCTCGATGTGCCGGATATTCCGTCGCAGGTGCGTGAAAAAGCCCGTGGCGGCGGTGAGATTAAGGTGGATGCCGAACTGACGGTGGATGAAATGGAACGGCGGATGATTATCCAGGCGCTGGAAAAGACCGGAGGAAACCGGACGAAAGCCGCTGAAAAACTCGGGATCAGCCGGCGCACCCTGCACCGCAAACTGAACCAGTATGAAATTCATTAGGAGCTGACGATGCTGGATTCAGAAAACACGGTTTTGATTTTTATTGATGTTCAGGGGCGCCTTCATGAGCTCATGGCGGATAAGGCGGTTCTTGATGAAAATCTGGAAAAAATGATTTGCGCCGCAAAACTGCTGGATGTTCCAATTATTGGCACTGAGCAGATTCCGGAAAAGCTTGGGGCAACAAATGAGCCCTTTAAAAGTATGCTGGAAAAGGCTCCAATGATCGGAAAAACGTCGTTCAGCTGTTGCGGAGATGAGGAATTCGAGGCTGTTTTTCAGTCCCTGGGGAAAAGGCAGGTGATTCTGGCGGGGATTGAAGCACACATTTGTGTGTATCAAACGGCGGTGGAGCTGCTTGAACGGGGGATCGAGGTTTTTGTGGCGGCCGATGCGGTGGCATCGCGGGCGGATGAAAACAAGAGATTGGCATTAGGGGCCATTCAGCAGGCCGGAGGCGTGATTCTTCCGACGGAATCCCTGCTGATGGCCCTGCAGAAAGATGCTGCGTCGCCGACGTTCCGGGGGCTGCTTCGATTGATTAAGTAAGGGGCCGGGCCTGTAAAGCGGATGTCTTAATCGACAATATATTTTTCCAACTGCTCTTCATCCGCCAGAAATTCAGGAATCAGTTTTTTTCTGGCCGATGCGCCGTGCTGATGCACGGAAGCGGGATCTCCGGTAATCAGCGGATGCCAATCGGGCAGCGGTTTTCCTTCATGAATCAGGCGGTAGGCGCAGGTTTCGGGCATCCATTCAAAATATTCGGGTTTATCGGCGGTAAGTACGGCACAGTCGGGCACCAGTTCATGACGCTGTGCGTAATTTATGCAGCGGCAGGTGGTTGTATCGAGCATGCGGCAGGCGACGCAGGTGTAGTGAATCCGGCCCGTTTCCTCAACTTC from Verrucomicrobia bacterium S94 carries:
- a CDS encoding sigma-54-dependent Fis family transcriptional regulator, translating into MSKPTVLIVDDEKSARDGLVRALRRDYRVFAAENGTSALEVLGSQNIDVLLSDVRMPGMDGITLLQRALANYPELPVIILTAYGDVDMAVEAMKHGATDFMTKPINLDKLELVLDRVLKAKKIELENEQLKVQLDNKYGLENIIGRSAAMQEVFDTIRQVSGSRATVLIQGESGTGKELVAKAIHQLSPRHNGPFVAVHCAALSQNILESELFGHEKGAFTGAMERRIGRFEKADGGSLFLDEISEIDANVQVKILRALEERQVERVGGDTPVDVDTRLIAATNRDLKAMVEDGDFREDLFYRLYVVVITLPPLRERQDDILLLLNHYLAVFNEENGKQIEGFTPAAYELLSAYDWPGNIRELRNLVERMVVLARGKVLDVPDIPSQVREKARGGGEIKVDAELTVDEMERRMIIQALEKTGGNRTKAAEKLGISRRTLHRKLNQYEIH
- a CDS encoding isochorismatase family protein; translation: MLDSENTVLIFIDVQGRLHELMADKAVLDENLEKMICAAKLLDVPIIGTEQIPEKLGATNEPFKSMLEKAPMIGKTSFSCCGDEEFEAVFQSLGKRQVILAGIEAHICVYQTAVELLERGIEVFVAADAVASRADENKRLALGAIQQAGGVILPTESLLMALQKDAASPTFRGLLRLIK
- a CDS encoding YcgN family cysteine cluster protein gives rise to the protein MTPFWKTKTLHEMSPAEWESLCDGCAKCCVHKLEVEETGRIHYTCVACRMLDTTTCRCINYAQRHELVPDCAVLTADKPEYFEWMPETCAYRLIHEGKPLPDWHPLITGDPASVHQHGASARKKLIPEFLADEEQLEKYIVD